A single region of the Parasphingorhabdus litoris DSM 22379 genome encodes:
- a CDS encoding RNA degradosome polyphosphate kinase — protein sequence MDSLVPQTPESDIENEGRVFSEDAGQERYFNREISWLGFNERVIDEAQNNSHPLLERLRFLSISGNNLDEFFMVRFAGLVGQFRQDIEERSADGLTASQQLQAIAAQSNILTANQQKVWDQLSGALAKQDIFVLSATELDAKNAAWLKQHFIDQIFPVLTPQALDPAHPFPFIPNKGLSLVFDLVRQSDSQRIRELVMIPSGLPRFIRMPGKTATYVSVESVIQCYSAQIFPGYDVTNSGLFRIIRDSDIEVEEEAEDLVRYFRSAIKRRRRGDVIRLEMSSDLSEPVVAMLRENLLTEGATESRINGLVGISDLDLLVDEDRPDLKFTPYSPRFPERIRDHGGDCFAAIRDKDILVHHPYESFEVVIEFLRQAAADPDVVAIKQTLYRAGKQSAVIRALIDAAEAGKSVTAVVELKARFDEEQNLLWASALERAGVQVVYGFIEWKTHAKISMVVRKEQEGYRTYCHFGTGNYHPITAKIYTDLSFFTADPKAARDAAQLFNYITGYVEPEQLEMISMSPRYMRNDLMDLIDREIASVRAGKPGMIWAKMNSLVDPALIEKLYAASNAGVEIDLVIRGICCLRPGVPGMSDHIRVKSVIGRFLEHSRIWAFGNGADLPNDDAALYISSADWMPRNLDRRVEYMIPILNATVHDQILDQVMVANLIDDEQSWELNADGSYTRVEPSEKSFNLHRYFMTNPSLSGRGKALSKSNAVPRLSLRRRKKKA from the coding sequence ATGGATAGTCTCGTCCCCCAGACTCCAGAATCCGATATAGAAAATGAAGGCCGCGTTTTTAGCGAGGATGCCGGTCAAGAGCGCTATTTTAACAGAGAAATCAGCTGGCTTGGCTTTAACGAGCGGGTGATTGATGAAGCACAGAACAACTCGCATCCTTTGCTTGAGCGGCTCCGTTTTCTGTCCATCTCAGGTAACAATCTGGACGAGTTTTTCATGGTTCGGTTTGCCGGACTGGTGGGGCAATTTCGTCAGGATATCGAGGAACGATCCGCCGATGGTCTGACCGCGAGTCAGCAATTGCAGGCCATCGCCGCACAGAGCAATATTTTGACCGCCAATCAGCAAAAAGTATGGGATCAGCTATCTGGCGCGCTCGCTAAGCAAGATATATTCGTGCTGTCAGCCACTGAACTGGACGCCAAAAATGCTGCTTGGCTGAAGCAGCATTTTATCGATCAAATATTTCCTGTGCTGACCCCCCAAGCATTGGATCCGGCTCATCCTTTCCCATTCATCCCCAATAAGGGGTTGAGCCTGGTATTCGATCTGGTTCGTCAGTCTGATAGTCAGCGCATTCGCGAATTGGTCATGATCCCATCCGGTCTACCGCGATTCATCCGCATGCCTGGAAAGACAGCAACTTATGTCTCGGTCGAATCTGTCATTCAATGCTATTCTGCGCAGATTTTCCCGGGCTATGACGTTACGAATAGCGGCCTTTTCCGGATCATTCGAGATAGTGATATCGAGGTTGAGGAAGAGGCCGAAGATCTTGTCCGCTATTTTCGCAGCGCAATCAAACGGCGGCGGCGGGGCGATGTTATTCGCCTCGAAATGAGTTCGGATTTGTCAGAGCCTGTGGTGGCGATGCTGCGGGAAAATTTACTGACCGAGGGTGCTACGGAAAGCCGCATCAACGGATTGGTTGGCATCAGTGATCTCGACTTATTGGTTGATGAGGATCGACCGGATTTGAAATTCACGCCCTATAGTCCCCGTTTTCCAGAACGTATTCGCGATCATGGTGGTGATTGTTTTGCGGCGATCCGGGACAAGGATATTCTGGTTCATCACCCTTATGAGTCGTTTGAAGTCGTGATCGAATTTCTGCGGCAGGCGGCTGCAGATCCCGATGTGGTGGCGATCAAGCAAACCTTATACCGTGCGGGCAAGCAGTCTGCCGTAATCCGGGCGCTGATCGATGCCGCAGAGGCGGGGAAATCCGTTACCGCTGTTGTCGAGCTGAAAGCCAGGTTTGACGAAGAGCAGAACTTGCTTTGGGCCAGTGCGCTTGAGCGTGCCGGTGTGCAGGTTGTCTACGGATTTATAGAATGGAAAACGCATGCCAAGATTTCCATGGTGGTGCGCAAAGAGCAGGAAGGTTACCGCACCTATTGCCACTTTGGCACAGGCAATTATCACCCCATAACGGCAAAAATCTATACGGATTTGAGCTTCTTTACGGCTGATCCCAAGGCGGCGCGCGATGCGGCGCAGCTGTTCAATTATATCACCGGTTATGTCGAGCCGGAACAGCTGGAAATGATATCCATGTCGCCGCGCTATATGCGGAACGATCTTATGGACTTGATCGATAGAGAAATTGCCAGTGTCAGGGCTGGCAAGCCCGGGATGATCTGGGCAAAGATGAATTCGCTCGTCGATCCTGCACTGATTGAAAAGCTTTATGCTGCCAGCAATGCCGGGGTTGAGATCGACCTGGTTATTCGCGGCATTTGTTGTTTGCGCCCCGGCGTTCCGGGCATGTCCGATCATATACGTGTCAAATCGGTGATTGGCCGTTTCCTGGAGCACAGCCGGATATGGGCCTTTGGCAATGGAGCAGATTTGCCAAATGACGATGCAGCACTTTACATAAGTTCCGCCGACTGGATGCCACGTAATCTTGACCGGCGTGTCGAATATATGATCCCAATTCTCAATGCGACCGTTCATGATCAAATTTTGGACCAGGTCATGGTCGCCAATCTTATTGATGACGAGCAGAGTTGGGAACTCAATGCAGATGGCAGCTACACCAGAGTGGAACCTTCGGAAAAATCCTTCAACCTTCACCGCTATTTCATGACCAATCCGTCCCTATCCGGACGTGGCAAGGCGCTGAGCAAGAGCAACGCGGTGCCGCGATTGTCGCTTCGCCGCCGCAAGAAAAAAGCCTGA
- a CDS encoding SDR family NAD(P)-dependent oxidoreductase: MAVVAITGAGRGIGLELTRQHAGQGDKVYAFLRDPDAAKTLNDIAAKHDGRIIPIMMDVGVDASVKQAAAQVNDKIDILYNVAGNVGPFAPELEESDWTAWNDVLNILLMAPLRVLQALLPKMDAGSKVMNFSSQLAASWWPYGGFYAYGAAKAGLNRMMRSVAIDLKDREIIVGLIHPGYVQTDMGGPGADITPEESAQGVRAVADAWTLEETGEFKRWNGEAHPL, from the coding sequence ATGGCTGTAGTTGCAATTACCGGGGCAGGGCGAGGCATTGGATTAGAATTGACGCGCCAGCACGCCGGGCAGGGCGATAAGGTTTACGCCTTTTTGCGCGATCCCGATGCGGCCAAAACGCTAAACGATATTGCCGCTAAGCATGACGGGCGGATCATACCCATCATGATGGATGTCGGTGTCGATGCTTCGGTCAAACAAGCCGCTGCCCAGGTCAATGACAAGATCGACATTTTGTATAATGTGGCCGGTAATGTCGGACCCTTTGCGCCCGAGCTTGAGGAATCCGACTGGACCGCCTGGAATGACGTTTTGAACATCCTGTTGATGGCGCCGCTGCGCGTCCTGCAGGCTTTGCTTCCGAAAATGGACGCTGGGTCCAAAGTTATGAATTTTTCCAGTCAGCTGGCCGCTTCCTGGTGGCCCTATGGCGGGTTCTATGCCTATGGCGCTGCGAAAGCCGGTCTCAACCGCATGATGAGATCCGTGGCCATTGATTTGAAAGACCGTGAAATCATCGTTGGCCTTATTCACCCCGGCTATGTCCAAACCGATATGGGCGGCCCCGGAGCCGACATAACACCAGAGGAAAGCGCCCAAGGCGTCCGCGCCGTTGCAGACGCATGGACTTTGGAAGAAACCGGCGAATTCAAACGCTGGAACGGGGAGGCGCATCCGCTTTAA
- a CDS encoding Ppx/GppA family phosphatase gives MQITRSRKKPRVNRRTAIVDIGSNSIRLVVYQGPARVPAILFNEKVMAGLGKNLAATGAIGDDSMALAVQALERFYRLCIQMDVDSIKCFATAAVRDASNGKDLIKAASNIGFDTKVLRGEEEAELAGLGVISAMPGARGIVGDLGGGSLELAMIEKGKVLERYSFPLGVLRVADLRAKGKDKLKRQVRKMLKKTGWDKNAQDLPFYLVGGSWRSLARLDMFDSGYPLPVIHHYEMKPERARRLVRQLARMNKAKLRAVPGLSTSRIPTLDDAAWLLSFIIRYLGSSTMIVSAYGVREGLLYQNVSKPESKRDPLLLATEESGAAQARFPANSKLLGKWIAPIFAEDPSEWQRIRQAACNLGDVAWRANPNFRAERGLVMGLHGNWVGITGAERELLGQTLFTSFGGGNNIFPGGGKLASSEATQRAICWGLAMRLGQRLSGGTRNPLEQTQLRKIDGRLEIIMAADLRDLYGDAVAKRHVQLAHMLDLEPVLVTE, from the coding sequence TTGCAAATAACCAGGAGTAGAAAGAAACCGCGGGTCAACCGCCGAACAGCGATTGTTGATATTGGTTCCAACTCTATCCGCTTGGTTGTCTATCAAGGGCCGGCCCGTGTGCCTGCGATATTGTTCAACGAAAAAGTCATGGCTGGTCTGGGCAAAAATCTTGCTGCGACCGGAGCAATTGGCGACGATTCCATGGCGCTGGCAGTGCAGGCGCTTGAACGGTTCTATCGGCTTTGCATTCAGATGGATGTTGATTCGATAAAATGCTTTGCCACGGCTGCCGTTCGTGATGCCAGCAATGGCAAGGATTTGATCAAAGCGGCCAGCAATATCGGTTTTGATACCAAAGTCCTGCGCGGTGAGGAAGAGGCGGAATTGGCCGGCCTCGGCGTTATTTCTGCCATGCCGGGCGCAAGGGGCATTGTCGGAGATCTGGGCGGTGGCAGCCTTGAACTCGCGATGATCGAAAAGGGCAAAGTGCTGGAGCGTTATAGCTTTCCACTGGGTGTTCTGCGGGTGGCTGATTTACGCGCGAAGGGCAAAGACAAGCTGAAACGCCAGGTTCGCAAGATGCTGAAAAAAACCGGTTGGGATAAAAATGCGCAGGATCTGCCCTTTTATTTGGTCGGTGGGTCTTGGCGCTCGTTGGCGCGGCTGGACATGTTTGATAGCGGTTACCCGCTTCCGGTCATTCATCACTATGAAATGAAACCCGAACGGGCTCGGAGATTGGTCCGCCAGCTGGCCCGGATGAATAAGGCAAAACTGAGAGCTGTACCGGGCCTCTCGACATCTCGGATACCGACATTGGATGATGCAGCATGGTTGCTGTCCTTCATCATCCGTTATCTCGGCAGCAGCACGATGATTGTATCTGCCTATGGCGTGCGAGAAGGTCTGTTGTACCAGAATGTGAGCAAGCCAGAGAGCAAGCGTGATCCGCTATTGCTTGCGACCGAAGAGTCGGGCGCTGCGCAAGCGCGCTTTCCCGCAAACAGCAAGTTGCTCGGCAAATGGATCGCTCCTATTTTTGCGGAGGACCCATCAGAATGGCAACGCATCCGGCAAGCCGCTTGTAATTTGGGCGATGTCGCGTGGCGCGCCAATCCCAATTTTCGAGCGGAGCGCGGGCTTGTCATGGGGTTGCATGGCAACTGGGTCGGGATTACCGGCGCAGAAAGAGAATTGCTGGGTCAAACGCTGTTTACGAGTTTCGGCGGCGGTAATAATATTTTCCCTGGTGGTGGGAAGTTGGCAAGCAGCGAGGCGACACAGCGCGCCATTTGCTGGGGGCTGGCAATGCGGCTCGGACAGCGGCTCAGTGGCGGAACGCGCAATCCATTAGAACAAACACAGCTTCGCAAAATTGATGGCCGACTGGAAATCATAATGGCTGCGGATCTTCGCGATCTTTATGGGGATGCGGTCGCCAAAAGGCATGTGCAGCTGGCTCATATGCTTGATCTCGAGCCAGTATTGGTGACGGAATAG
- a CDS encoding alpha/beta fold hydrolase has translation MNAAGQPTENRFQKGETDLCYFEWGDPGDQTILMVHATGFHARCWDKTIAALPSGYHVIAVDQRGHGRSYKPDSLSDWSLMGRDVRALVTGLGLENIVGVGHSMGAHVIVQTADVMPERFERLVLVDPTITAPDAYENPPALADIDPDQNPVSRRRNSWASPEAMFAAFKDRHPFSLWRPDVLIDYCQYGLLPADVGDGYVLACPPYLEASVYEGFRSVDPYPMVKRNILPVTILRALSADDDVTAARDFANSPTWPKLVDIYPNAQEVYMPELSHFMPMQDPKRIASHIVPANGI, from the coding sequence ATGAACGCAGCGGGGCAGCCAACAGAAAATCGTTTTCAAAAGGGTGAAACGGACCTCTGCTATTTCGAGTGGGGTGATCCGGGCGACCAGACGATTTTAATGGTCCATGCCACTGGCTTTCATGCGCGGTGCTGGGACAAGACAATTGCGGCCCTGCCATCCGGTTATCATGTGATCGCTGTCGATCAGCGCGGCCATGGCCGTAGCTATAAGCCGGATAGTTTGAGTGACTGGAGCCTTATGGGCCGGGATGTTCGCGCTCTTGTTACGGGGCTTGGTCTCGAGAATATCGTTGGTGTGGGGCACAGCATGGGCGCCCATGTGATCGTGCAGACTGCCGATGTGATGCCGGAGCGGTTTGAGCGGCTGGTGCTGGTTGATCCCACGATCACAGCGCCAGATGCCTATGAAAACCCTCCAGCTTTGGCAGATATTGATCCTGATCAAAACCCGGTTTCGCGGCGTCGCAATAGCTGGGCATCTCCCGAAGCCATGTTCGCAGCCTTCAAGGATCGCCATCCGTTCAGTCTTTGGCGGCCAGATGTATTGATCGACTATTGCCAATATGGCTTGCTACCTGCCGACGTTGGAGACGGCTATGTTTTGGCCTGTCCGCCCTATCTTGAAGCATCGGTTTATGAGGGCTTTCGCTCTGTTGATCCCTATCCGATGGTGAAGCGGAATATTTTGCCCGTTACCATATTGCGAGCGCTGTCGGCGGATGATGACGTCACAGCGGCGAGGGATTTCGCAAACAGTCCAACCTGGCCGAAGCTGGTGGATATCTATCCCAATGCACAGGAAGTTTACATGCCGGAGCTTTCACATTTCATGCCGATGCAGGATCCGAAGCGGATTGCCAGTCATATTGTCCCCGCCAATGGCATCTAA
- the rnd gene encoding ribonuclease D: MKIHPLLTDNQEIADICERFSTAEFVAVDTEFMRENTYWPILCLIQISDGKEAAAIDPLAKDIDLKPLLDLLVDNEDVLKIFHAGGQDVEIIYNMTGKTPHPIFDTQVAAMALGPSEQIGYANLVDSWLGVTLDKGARFTDWSRRPLNDRQIKYAIGDVTHLSEIFPMMLEKLIETGRGMWINAEMEKLADPENYVNDPQNAWRRVKFQGRNLEALGRLKALAAWREKEAQSKDMPRGRIMRDETLADIAAHPPKDQHKLSQVRGLSSGWKNNEIGERLMTTLANAEPLTKGELPERNGRRPKFSKENALVADLLKLLLKIRSAEMNVASKLLARADDLERIVGGERDGVALLEGWRYEEFGRDAIDLIEGRMSFTVKDGKLQMTHQPETDSEAAE, translated from the coding sequence ATGAAAATTCATCCGTTACTGACTGACAATCAGGAAATTGCCGATATTTGTGAACGCTTTTCGACCGCCGAATTTGTCGCCGTCGATACAGAATTTATGCGGGAAAATACATATTGGCCGATATTGTGCCTGATCCAGATTTCCGATGGCAAAGAAGCAGCAGCCATTGATCCGCTTGCAAAAGACATTGATTTGAAACCATTGCTAGACCTGCTTGTCGACAATGAAGACGTCCTGAAAATCTTCCATGCTGGCGGTCAGGATGTAGAGATTATCTACAATATGACGGGCAAAACACCGCATCCGATCTTTGACACCCAGGTTGCAGCCATGGCTTTGGGCCCCAGCGAACAGATCGGCTATGCCAATCTGGTCGACAGTTGGCTTGGCGTCACGCTTGATAAGGGTGCGCGTTTTACCGATTGGTCGCGGCGTCCGTTGAACGACCGACAGATTAAATATGCCATTGGTGATGTCACCCATTTATCCGAGATTTTTCCGATGATGCTGGAAAAGCTGATCGAAACCGGCCGCGGCATGTGGATCAACGCGGAGATGGAGAAGCTTGCCGATCCTGAAAACTATGTGAATGATCCGCAAAATGCATGGCGGCGTGTTAAGTTTCAGGGCCGCAATCTCGAAGCACTGGGCCGTCTAAAGGCTCTTGCCGCTTGGCGAGAGAAGGAAGCCCAGTCGAAAGACATGCCGCGCGGCCGGATCATGCGCGACGAAACACTGGCCGATATTGCCGCTCACCCGCCGAAGGACCAGCATAAATTATCCCAGGTCCGCGGTCTGTCATCAGGATGGAAGAACAATGAAATTGGCGAGCGGCTGATGACAACATTGGCCAATGCGGAGCCGCTGACAAAAGGCGAACTGCCTGAACGTAATGGTCGCCGTCCAAAATTTAGCAAGGAAAATGCGCTGGTTGCGGACCTTTTGAAGCTGTTGCTCAAAATCCGGTCAGCGGAAATGAACGTTGCATCAAAATTGCTGGCGCGCGCCGATGATCTCGAGCGCATAGTTGGCGGCGAACGCGATGGCGTCGCGCTGCTCGAAGGCTGGCGCTATGAAGAATTTGGACGAGATGCGATCGACCTGATAGAAGGACGTATGAGCTTCACGGTCAAAGACGGGAAGCTGCAAATGACCCATCAACCAGAAACTGACAGCGAAGCCGCCGAATGA
- a CDS encoding DUF2189 domain-containing protein produces the protein MSTAKQALVAPATVANDLTISDLRTALVNGWNDFKAYPLFGLFFGAIYVAAGLFLYFALFERGEIAWLVPLAAGFPLLAPFVAVGLYEVSRRREAGMPMSWRAVLGALRGRGDEQILSMGVILFVAFAFWLMIAHGIFAIFLAESGIGSESLELFRTTAGIAMLVVGTAVGALIALAFYAITVISLPMLVDREVDFITAIIVSLATVRSNKSVMLIWAAMIAVVLFVAMLPLFLGLLVILPVLGHATWHLYRRSVGDAGA, from the coding sequence ATGAGCACAGCCAAGCAAGCTCTGGTCGCGCCCGCGACGGTCGCAAATGATCTCACAATAAGTGACCTGCGAACCGCGCTGGTGAACGGTTGGAATGATTTCAAAGCCTATCCTTTATTCGGACTCTTTTTCGGAGCCATTTATGTGGCGGCCGGATTGTTTCTCTACTTTGCCCTTTTCGAAAGAGGGGAAATTGCATGGTTGGTCCCGCTCGCGGCAGGCTTCCCTCTGCTCGCCCCTTTTGTCGCCGTTGGTCTCTATGAAGTAAGCCGCCGCCGGGAAGCTGGCATGCCGATGAGCTGGCGCGCTGTTCTCGGCGCGCTGAGGGGCCGGGGTGATGAACAGATATTGAGCATGGGTGTTATCCTCTTCGTAGCGTTCGCATTCTGGCTGATGATTGCGCATGGTATTTTTGCGATTTTCCTGGCGGAATCCGGGATCGGATCGGAATCTCTGGAACTGTTTCGAACAACGGCGGGTATTGCGATGCTGGTGGTCGGCACGGCTGTCGGCGCCCTTATTGCGCTGGCTTTTTATGCCATTACGGTCATTAGCCTGCCGATGTTGGTCGATCGCGAAGTAGATTTTATCACGGCCATTATCGTCAGCCTGGCCACGGTGCGATCCAACAAATCTGTCATGCTGATCTGGGCTGCCATGATCGCAGTCGTTCTGTTTGTCGCTATGCTCCCCCTATTTTTGGGATTGCTCGTCATTTTACCGGTGCTTGGGCATGCGACCTGGCATCTCTATCGCCGATCCGTTGGTGATGCCGGTGCCTAG
- a CDS encoding I78 family peptidase inhibitor, with protein sequence MKNRYVLVAICCTALAACSTNGSEPEIPERGITPGFVCKADGLTIYVGQRANAQTGASALKKSGAKTLRWIAPRSAVSMDFRQDRLNIEYDDAMVITRINCG encoded by the coding sequence ATGAAAAACCGATATGTTCTTGTAGCGATATGTTGCACCGCATTAGCCGCTTGCTCGACCAATGGATCGGAACCCGAGATTCCGGAACGCGGCATAACGCCCGGTTTCGTGTGCAAAGCGGATGGCCTCACCATATATGTCGGGCAGCGCGCCAATGCCCAAACAGGTGCCAGTGCGCTGAAAAAATCCGGTGCAAAAACCCTACGCTGGATCGCACCACGTAGCGCTGTGTCTATGGATTTCCGGCAGGACCGCCTCAATATAGAATATGATGACGCGATGGTGATCACGCGCATCAATTGCGGCTAA
- a CDS encoding polyphosphate kinase 2 family protein, with protein sequence MSKHIKLSDYEDGKKFDGDYSDALKEIQERLAHVHFEHIIHGNRTILVFEGWDAAGKGGCIRRMTAEWDPRYFEVYPIGAPTREEKDRHFLWRFWKRLPGSREIAVFDRSWYGRVLVERVEGYCSKADWKRGYDEINEFEAQQIDGGTNLVKLFFHVTQDAQDQRFADRLNTPDKRWKITKDDFRNRAKRDDYLEAMEDMFKQTDTRWAPWKVIDGNDKKAARIAAMTYVAETLEAALPKELPDADPELVKLAEEAFGYKPKTAE encoded by the coding sequence ATGAGCAAACATATCAAGCTGTCCGACTATGAAGATGGCAAGAAATTTGATGGTGACTATTCCGATGCACTAAAAGAAATTCAGGAGCGCCTGGCCCATGTTCATTTCGAGCATATCATTCACGGAAACCGCACAATTCTGGTGTTTGAAGGCTGGGATGCAGCGGGCAAGGGTGGTTGTATCCGCCGCATGACAGCCGAATGGGATCCGCGCTATTTTGAGGTCTACCCAATTGGCGCACCAACCCGTGAAGAAAAAGACCGGCATTTTCTTTGGCGCTTTTGGAAACGTTTGCCTGGCAGCCGCGAAATCGCCGTTTTTGACCGCAGCTGGTATGGCCGGGTCTTGGTTGAACGTGTGGAAGGTTATTGTAGCAAAGCCGATTGGAAGCGCGGCTATGACGAAATCAACGAATTTGAAGCGCAGCAAATTGACGGTGGCACCAACCTAGTAAAACTGTTTTTTCACGTGACCCAAGATGCGCAGGATCAACGCTTTGCCGATCGGCTGAACACGCCGGACAAAAGGTGGAAGATCACCAAGGACGATTTCCGTAATCGCGCCAAACGGGATGATTATCTGGAAGCCATGGAAGACATGTTCAAACAGACCGATACGCGTTGGGCGCCCTGGAAAGTGATTGATGGCAATGATAAAAAAGCAGCGCGAATTGCAGCCATGACTTATGTTGCCGAAACGCTGGAGGCGGCATTGCCGAAAGAGCTGCCGGATGCAGATCCGGAGCTGGTGAAGTTGGCAGAAGAAGCTTTTGGCTACAAGCCGAAGACTGCTGAGTAA
- the aspS gene encoding aspartate--tRNA ligase, producing MHAYRSHNCSQLRAANVGEEVRLSGWVHNVRDHGNLLFVDLRDHFGLTQIVSEEGSDAFKLLDSARKESVITVTGKVSARSEETVNPNLPTGEVELVAEAVEMQGPADELPMPVFGEQEYPEDIRLRYRFLDLRREKVHANMMLRSKVIASLRNRMTEQGFTEFQTPILTASSPEGARDYLVPSRVHPGKFYALPQAPQMFKQMLMVAGFDRYFQIAPCFRDEDARADRSPGEFYQLDLEMSFVTQEDVFQALEPVLAGVFEEFANGKSVTAAGEFPRIPYKEAMLKYGSDKPDLRNPIIIQDVSDHFKGSGFGLFDKITASGGTVRAFVAPEAGKNSRKFFDDMNNWARGEGFAGLGYINMKEGSAGGPIAKNHGEEGTAKLLADLGCGPDDGVFFAAGKEAEAAKLAGVARTRAAEQLGLINENEFKFCWVVDYPMYEYDEELKKLDFSHNPFSMPQGEMEALENKDPLEILAWQYDIVCNGIELSSGAIRNHRPDIMYKAFEIAGYDKEAVDTEFSGMINALKYGAPPHGGSAPGVDRIVMLLADEPNIREVVLFPMNQKAEDLMMSAPSGVSPKQLRELHIRVVEPPKEG from the coding sequence ATGCACGCATATCGCTCCCATAATTGTTCACAGCTTCGCGCCGCCAACGTAGGCGAAGAAGTCCGCCTTTCTGGCTGGGTTCATAACGTTCGCGATCATGGCAATTTGCTGTTTGTAGACTTGCGCGATCACTTTGGTCTGACCCAGATTGTTAGCGAAGAAGGCAGCGATGCGTTCAAGCTGTTGGACTCAGCACGCAAAGAATCGGTTATTACCGTCACCGGCAAGGTTTCGGCACGGTCGGAAGAGACCGTTAATCCCAATCTGCCAACCGGCGAAGTTGAGCTGGTGGCCGAAGCCGTCGAGATGCAAGGACCAGCGGATGAATTGCCGATGCCGGTCTTTGGTGAACAGGAATATCCTGAAGATATCCGTCTGCGTTACCGTTTCCTGGACTTGCGCCGTGAAAAAGTACACGCCAACATGATGTTGCGGTCCAAGGTGATTGCCTCTTTGCGTAATCGAATGACTGAGCAGGGCTTTACCGAATTTCAAACACCGATCCTGACCGCGTCCTCACCCGAAGGTGCGCGTGACTATCTGGTGCCGAGCCGCGTCCATCCCGGCAAATTTTATGCACTGCCCCAGGCACCACAAATGTTCAAACAGATGCTGATGGTGGCTGGCTTTGACCGCTATTTCCAGATTGCACCTTGTTTCCGCGATGAAGATGCGCGGGCCGATCGCTCGCCCGGTGAGTTTTACCAGCTCGATCTTGAGATGAGTTTCGTGACGCAGGAAGATGTGTTCCAGGCGTTGGAACCCGTTCTGGCCGGTGTGTTTGAAGAATTTGCCAATGGCAAAAGTGTGACGGCCGCCGGCGAATTTCCGCGCATTCCTTATAAGGAAGCGATGCTGAAATATGGATCGGACAAGCCTGACCTCAGAAATCCGATCATTATTCAGGACGTATCGGATCATTTCAAAGGTTCCGGCTTTGGTCTATTTGACAAGATCACTGCATCCGGCGGCACTGTGCGCGCCTTCGTGGCGCCGGAAGCGGGTAAGAACAGCCGTAAGTTTTTTGATGACATGAACAACTGGGCACGCGGCGAAGGCTTTGCAGGGCTTGGTTATATCAACATGAAAGAAGGTTCCGCCGGCGGGCCGATTGCCAAAAACCATGGCGAAGAAGGTACGGCAAAATTGCTGGCTGATCTGGGCTGTGGTCCGGACGATGGTGTATTCTTTGCTGCTGGCAAGGAGGCCGAAGCGGCGAAACTGGCTGGTGTTGCGCGCACCCGTGCGGCAGAACAATTGGGCCTGATCAACGAGAATGAGTTTAAATTCTGCTGGGTCGTTGATTATCCCATGTATGAATATGACGAGGAATTGAAGAAACTTGATTTCTCGCACAACCCGTTTTCCATGCCGCAGGGCGAAATGGAAGCGCTCGAAAATAAAGACCCGCTCGAAATCCTTGCTTGGCAATATGATATTGTCTGTAACGGGATTGAGCTGTCGTCCGGTGCTATCCGGAACCATCGCCCCGATATCATGTACAAGGCCTTTGAAATTGCCGGCTATGACAAGGAAGCGGTCGACACGGAATTTTCCGGCATGATAAACGCGCTGAAATATGGTGCGCCGCCGCATGGTGGATCGGCTCCTGGTGTGGACCGGATCGTGATGTTGCTGGCCGATGAGCCGAATATCCGTGAAGTCGTGCTCTTCCCGATGAACCAGAAAGCGGAAGATCTGATGATGAGCGCACCAAGCGGCGTTTCACCTAAACAATTGCGCGAACTGCACATCCGCGTCGTGGAGCCGCCGAAAGAGGGATGA